GTGGAGCGCATTGCCGTCCATGTCGGCATGCCAACGTTCGTCTTGTCTGCCATCATTATTCCCTTAGCAACGGAGCTACCAGAGACATTGAACAGCGTCGTCTGGATTCGCCAAGGGAAAGATAGTCTAGCGGTTGGAAATATCACCGGTGCGATGGTCTTTCAGAGCACACTGGTCCCGGCACTGGGAATCTGGCTCACACCGTGGAGTTTTACGTCCCACGCGGTCCTCACGGCGGGTCTGACGCTGGCAGCTGCACTCATCACATTCGGAATCTATCGCACGACGAAAGCGCTGCGACCGTGGTCGCTTTTACTCGCGTCCTCGTTTTATTGGATTCTTCCCATGCAGACGCTGGTCGCGCGTTACCAGATGGGCCACTTTTACTTGATCTTTGGCACCGTGATCGCAGCGACGCTCCTGCTCGCATTCACGTCAAGCCGCAGGCATAGCCGCTTTATGATTTAGGGATAATACCCGCCATGGCATGCTAGGGAAATTTATGATCCGCGAGCAAGTGTGGTACAATATTCCCTGTGGTTACTCGCAGAAGGGAGCGATATGTTATGGCAACTCAAAAGGTAACAGATGCCGACTTTCAGTCGTTTATTCAGTCTGATAAACCGGTTCTAGTGGACTTCTGGGCAACTTGGTGTGGTCCTTGCAAAATGATGGCCCCAGTGCTCGAGGAAGTTTCCGATGAATTGTCGGATCGCATCGTTGTAGGGAAAATTGACGTCGATGAAAATCCACAAACCGCCGGCCAATTCGGCATCATGAGCATTCCAACGCTTCTTCTGTTCAAAAACGGCGAAGTGGTTAAGCAACTGATTGGTTACAAACCAAAGGACGACTTGTTGGCTCAACTGAGCGACGTGATCTAAGACTTTGGTGCAGAAGAGAGGTGGGCTGGCTTGATGAGCCAGCCTCTTTTTTGTATGTGCGGCGGCCGCGCGGGACATGGGCCTGGGCGGGCCCGGGTAGGCCGGGTGGCTTGGATGGGCGCGGGTGGCTTGGATGGGCGCGGGTGGCCGTCGCGGCTGTCGCAGGAAGGCACTGTGAGGGCCTTAATGGCCCGAAATCTTGTGCTGGGGCTTGATTAAGACCCTGCGGTTCCGCTATCCGGGGTTCCCAAGCGGCATTTGGCGGTCGGGTAGTGCAACAAGCGACTTTCATGCCTTTGTTTCTTCTCCAGCTCGTCCGACCGTGTGTTAAGAGCCTGGCGATCCCGTGTTTACTCGCGATTGACCAGTCCAACCGTTAAGCGTCCCTGAGCGACAACTTTTTTGCTATCCGTTACCAGTGGGACGTGGCCGGACCGGTCTTCATGAAGCTCACATTCATCAGCACAGCCTTACATTAAGACCCTCGGAGGACCTTAATGACGCGAAACTGCCCGCTCGGAGCTTGAAATGACCCTGCGGTTCCGCTATCCGGGGTTCCGCAGCCCCGTTTCACGCTCTGACATCGCAACAAACGAATGACACTCTCTTTATTCCCATGCGATCCCGTCCGTACCACGCTAAGCCCCTGACATTCCGCTAACCTACGCAAACTCGTCAGCCCCGCCGCGCTGCCGCCCCGGCCTTCGACATGCCGAGGTGCCCCGATGGCGACCCCGCCCCGCTCCCGCCGCCCAGCTCACTGACCGTCGCGCGTCGCTTGCAATGCGTCCAACCATTCTTCCCGCCACTCGTAGTACGGGGTCGGCGCCACCGGTCCGCCCGCCGCGCCCTCCACCACGAAGATGTCCTTCGGGTAGGCGGAGAACATACGTGGTAGGTCGTCTGGGGGAGTGTAGCGAAACTCCGTCGACTCGCCGTCGATGGCTTCCAACTGGCCGCCTATGACTTCGCATGCGAAAACGGTGGCGGTGTATTCGACTTGATCGCCATTTGGGTACTGGACGCGAAATGCCTTGCCGCCGAGAATGCCGAGGATGGCCGTGGGGCGGACGAGGAGACCGGCCTCTTCATAGACTTCGCGGATGACGGCTTGGGCGGGTGCTTCGCCGGGATCGATCGATCCGGCAGGGATGTCCCACATGCCGTTGTCGCTGCGCTTCTGCAACAGAACATGTCCTTCTTGGTTGCGAATGACTGCTGCAACGCCAGGCATGAGGAGGAGTCGAGACCCAACGCTGGCGCGCAGGTCTCGTAAATAATGGGAGATTGGCATGCTCTTGCCTCCTCACAAGTTGTCGATGATCTGCCGTGGGGGCAGTCGGGCCTTATTCGACTTGAGGTCCGATTTTTTCCATATAGACAAAATCAATATTTTCTTCGTCAGAATAAACGACCTTATACTTTCGGTAGCCGAGTTTTTCGTACAGGTGAATGTTCCGATCACTCCGGTAGCCCGTGTACAGTTCAAATCGGCAGCCAGGGAAGTGGGACTCGAGGGCTGTCAGCAATTGTGTGCCGATACCGCGGTTGTGGACGGCTGGATCGACGATGAGGCGTCCGACGTAACAAGTTCCACCCTGCTGGTGGCCGCGGACGGAGCCAACGATTTTCCCGTCGTCAACAGCCTTTAAGATGAGCTTTGAAGCGAAGTCGTCGATCGTTTGGTCCACGGTTTCGACGAGCGGAATGATATCGAAGTTCCCATATGCTTCCGCTTCAATGCGAAAAGCCCGTTTCTGCAGTTGCAGGATTTCCTCCGCGTCCTCGACGGTCGCCTGTGTGATGACCACGTGACACTCTCCTCCCGGGAACACATTGCTTGTCGGCCGTGAACAAGACCGGCGTCAGTTTACTTCGCCAACGCTTTAAAGACGTCCGCGACGACGCGACAAGTTTCATCGATGTCCTCGTCCGTGTGAACGGCCGAGACGAACCATGCTTCGTATTTCGACGGGGCGATGATAATGCCGCGATCCGCCAATAGGTGAAAGAACTTGCCGAACGTCGCGCTGTCAGTTGCCATGGCGTCGTCATAGTTCCGGACTGGGTGGGAGCCGAAATATACGGTGAAGGCGCCACCGATGCGATTGACGGTGATGGCTACGCCGTTGTCCTTCGCCGCAGCTTCAATTGCCGCGACAAGCCGCTTGGCTTTGCGATCCATACCTTCATATGTGCCCGGTTGACGCAAGACCTCTAAGCATGCAATGCCTGTGCGCATGGACAGAGGATTTCCCGCCATGGTCCCCGCTTGGTAGGCGGGCCCGAGGGGCGCCACTTGTTCCATGATATCCTTGCGGCCGCCGTAAGCTCCGATAGGTAGGCCGCCACCGATGATTTTGCCCATGGCGTACAAGTCTGGATGGACGTTGTACAGTTGTGCGGCGCTGCCGTAGTGGAAGCGGAAGGCTGTGATAACTTCGTCGAAGACGCAGAGGGCGCCGTGGTTGTGGGCGAGATCGATGACCTGCCTCAGGTATGTATCACTTTCCGGCGCCACCATGCCAAAGTTGCCGACGATTGGCTCGACGAGGACCGCTGCCACGGAATCCCCGTGGATGGACAAGGCTTCTTGCAGTGCTGGGATGTCGTTGAATGGCACCGTGATGATTTCGCCAGCCGTCGAGGGGGTCACGCCGGCACTGTCCGGTACGCCCATGGAGGATGGTCCCGATCCCGCCGCAACCAACATCGCATCCGAGTGGCCATGGTAGCAGCCCGCGAATTTGACGATTTTTGTCCGTCCCGTGTATGCCCGTGCCACGCGAATGGTCGTCATGACCGCCTCCGTGCCGGAATTGACGAAGCGAATCCGTTCCAGATCGGGAATGGCTGCACGCAGTTGTTCAGCGAACTCAACCTCTGACGTCGCCGGTGTCCCATAGAGAATGCCGTCCCTGGCAGCCCGCTCAATGGCCTGCGTGATATGTGGATGTGCGTGCCCAAGGACAGAGGGGCCATAAGCCGCGAGGTAGTCGATATAAACGTTCCCATCGACGTCGTAGAATTTCGATCCCTCCCCTTTCGCCATGACGATAGGGGTGCCTCCACCAACCGACTTATACGATCTCGATGGACTGTTCACACCACCGAGAATAACGGACTGAGCTCGTTTGAACCACAGTTCAGATTGTGTTCGATTCATAGGCATGGAAATACTCCTTTGTAGGAAAAATATCATGTTGAAACGAGGCTTCGTCGCTCATCTGGCGACGCGTCACGTACCAAAGCGTAGCAGAGTCTGTGTCTGCGTCAAGGTT
This is a stretch of genomic DNA from Alicyclobacillus dauci. It encodes these proteins:
- the trxA gene encoding thioredoxin, yielding MATQKVTDADFQSFIQSDKPVLVDFWATWCGPCKMMAPVLEEVSDELSDRIVVGKIDVDENPQTAGQFGIMSIPTLLLFKNGEVVKQLIGYKPKDDLLAQLSDVI
- a CDS encoding NUDIX domain-containing protein, with product MPISHYLRDLRASVGSRLLLMPGVAAVIRNQEGHVLLQKRSDNGMWDIPAGSIDPGEAPAQAVIREVYEEAGLLVRPTAILGILGGKAFRVQYPNGDQVEYTATVFACEVIGGQLEAIDGESTEFRYTPPDDLPRMFSAYPKDIFVVEGAAGGPVAPTPYYEWREEWLDALQATRDGQ
- a CDS encoding GNAT family N-acetyltransferase; amino-acid sequence: MVITQATVEDAEEILQLQKRAFRIEAEAYGNFDIIPLVETVDQTIDDFASKLILKAVDDGKIVGSVRGHQQGGTCYVGRLIVDPAVHNRGIGTQLLTALESHFPGCRFELYTGYRSDRNIHLYEKLGYRKYKVVYSDEENIDFVYMEKIGPQVE
- a CDS encoding glutamate-1-semialdehyde 2,1-aminomutase; translation: MNRTQSELWFKRAQSVILGGVNSPSRSYKSVGGGTPIVMAKGEGSKFYDVDGNVYIDYLAAYGPSVLGHAHPHITQAIERAARDGILYGTPATSEVEFAEQLRAAIPDLERIRFVNSGTEAVMTTIRVARAYTGRTKIVKFAGCYHGHSDAMLVAAGSGPSSMGVPDSAGVTPSTAGEIITVPFNDIPALQEALSIHGDSVAAVLVEPIVGNFGMVAPESDTYLRQVIDLAHNHGALCVFDEVITAFRFHYGSAAQLYNVHPDLYAMGKIIGGGLPIGAYGGRKDIMEQVAPLGPAYQAGTMAGNPLSMRTGIACLEVLRQPGTYEGMDRKAKRLVAAIEAAAKDNGVAITVNRIGGAFTVYFGSHPVRNYDDAMATDSATFGKFFHLLADRGIIIAPSKYEAWFVSAVHTDEDIDETCRVVADVFKALAK